The following proteins are co-located in the Meriones unguiculatus strain TT.TT164.6M chromosome 4, Bangor_MerUng_6.1, whole genome shotgun sequence genome:
- the Atp7b gene encoding copper-transporting ATPase 2 isoform X1, which produces MDLPMEKAQGKVQQPREQSLLATLSNPQVTLLSVKKRCSFRRSFGLGGSARPESSENDSPRPEEELSPGVLTRTLERSSQILSKLGLPARPWEHAMKQSFAFDNVGYEGGLDSTCSSAASTGVVSILGMTCHSCVKSIEDRISTLKGIVSIKVSLEQGSASVKYVPSVTTLQQICLQIEDMGFEASTAEGKAASWPSRSAPSQEAIVKLRVDGMTCQSCVSSIEGKIRKLQGVLRIKVSLSNQEAVITYQPYLIQPEDLRDHICDMGFEAAIKNRTAPLRLGPIDITKLESTNLKRPTFSLNQNANNSETPGPQGNRTATIQLRIDGMRCKSCVLNIEGNIGQLPGVQTIHVLLENKTAQIQYDPSCITPTLLQTAIEALPPGHFKVSLPDGVEENEPKSGSCSPSPDPSQSQQEQGPGSTSALTITGLTSASSVQTVECMLAQWKGVQQISISLAEGTGTVHYDPSMVSSDELQMAVEDMGFEVFVNSGNVPINHVRNSIPGNSMPQTVGDIPGSAQKMGSTNHDPGHSSGTPQPVGTAVPQKCFVQIRGMTCASCVSNIERSLQRHDGILSVLVALMSGKAEVKYNPEVIQPPRITQLIQDLGFEATVMEDNTVSEGDIELIITGMTCASCVHNIESRLTRTNGITYASVALATSKAHVKFDPEIIGPRDIIKIIEEIGFHASLAPRTPSAHHLDHKMEIKQWKKSFLCSLVFGIPVMGLMIYMLIPSSKPHETMVLDHNIIPGLSVLNLTFFILCTFVQFLGGWYFYVQAYKSLRHKSANMDVLIVLATTIAYAYSLVILVVAVAEKAEKSPVTFFDTPPMLFVFIALGRWLEHVAKSKTSEALAKLMSLQATEATVVTLGGDNVILREEQVPMELVQRGDIIKVVPGGKFPVDGKVLEGNTMADESLITGEAMPVTKKPGSIVIAGSINAHGSVLIKATHVGNDTTLAQIVKLVEEAQMSKAPIQQLADRFSGYFVPFIIIISTLTLVVWIVIGFVDFGVVEKYFPNPNKHISQTEVIIRFAFQTSITVLCIACPCSLGLATPTAVMVGTGVAAQNGVLIKGGKPLEMAHKIKTVMFDKTGTITHGVPKVMRFLLLVDMAMLSLRKVLAVVGTAEASSEHPLGVAVTKYCKEELGTETLGYCTDFQAVPGCGIGCKVSNVESVLAHSDATGHLKGVDHPPTGKGEAPQTFSVLIGNREWMRRNGLSISSDISDTMTDHEMKGQTAILVAIDGVLCGMIAIADAVKPEAALAIYTLKSMGVDVALITGDNRKTARAIATQVGINKVFAEVLPSHKVAKVQELQNKGKKVAMVGDGVNDSPALAQADVGIAIGTGTDVAIEAADVVLIRNDLLDVVASIHLSKRTVRRIRVNLVLALIYNMVGIPIAAGVFMPIGIVLQPWMGSAAMAASSVSVVLSSLQLKCYRKPDLERYEAQAHGRMKPLNASQVSVHIGMDDRRRDSPKATPWDQVSYVSQVSLSSLTSDRLSRHGGPEDDSGDKWSLLLNDRDEEQCI; this is translated from the exons ATCTTATCTAAACTTGGTTTGCCTGCACGTCCCTGGGAACATGCCATGAAGCAGAGCTTCGCCTTTGACAATGTTGGCTACGAAGGGGGTCTGGACAGCACCTGCTCATCCGCAGCCAGCACCGGAGTGGTTAGCATCCTAGGCATGACCTGTCATTCTTGTGTCAAGTCCATCGAGGACAGGATCTCTACCCTGAAAGGCATTGTGAGCATTAAGGTTTCTCTGGAACAGGGCAGCGCCAGTGTCAAATATGTGCCGTCGGTTACGACCCTACAGcagatttgcctgcaaattgagGATATGGGCTTCGAGGCCAGCACTGCAGAAGGAAAGGCTGCCTCCTGGCCTTCCAGGTCTGCCCCATCGCAGGAGGCAATCGTCAAGCTCCGAGTGGACGGCATGACCTGTCAGTCCTGTGTCAGCTCCATCGAAGGCAAGATCCGGAAACTGCAGGGGGTTCTGAGAATCAAAGTCTCCCTCAGCAACCAAGAGGCAGTCATCACCTATCAGCCGTACCTCATTCAGCCGGAAGACCTCAGGGACCACATCTGTGACATGGGATTTGAAGCTGCCATCAAGAACAGAACAGCCCCCCTAAGGCTGGGGCCAATCGACATCACCAAGTTAGAAAGCACTAACCTAAAGAGACCAACCTTTTCTCTTAACCAGAATGCCAATAACTCTGAGACCCCAGGGCCCCAGGGGAACCGCACGGCCACCATCCAGCTGAGAATAGATGGGATGCGCTGTAAATCATGCGTTTTGAATATCGAAGGAAATATAGGCCAACTCCCAGGGGTTCAAACTATTCATGTGCTCTTGGAGAACAAAACTGCCCAAATACAGTATGACCCTTCTTGTATCACCCCCACGTTGCTACAGACGGCTATCGAGGCACTACCACCTGGGCACTTTAAAGTTTCTCTTCCTGATGGGGTAGAGGAGAATGAGCCCAAGAGTGGTTCTTGCAGTCCTTCCCCAGACCCCTCCCAGAGCCAGCAGGAGCAGGGCCCAGGCAGTACCTCGGCCCTTACCATCACTGGCCTTACCAGCGCATCCTCCGTTCAGACCGTCGAATGCATGCTGGCCCAGTGGAAAGGTGTGCAGCAGATATCCATCTCTTTGGCAGAAGGGACTGGAACAGTTCATTATGATCCCTCAATGGTTAGCTCAGATGAACTCCAAATGGCTGTAGAAGACATGGGATTTGAGGTGTTTGTGAATTCTG GAAACGTTCCTATTAACCATGTCAGAAACTCCATCCCTGGGAACTCTATGCCACAAACCGTGGGTGATATACCGGGGTCTGCGCAAAAAATGGGTTCCACAAACCACGATCCTGGCCACTCGTCGGGTACCCCACAACCCGTGGGGACAGCAGTACCACAGAAGTGCTTTGTACAGATCAGAGGCATGACCTGTGCATCCTGTGTGTCTAACATAGAAAGGAGTCTCCAGAGACATGACG GCATTCTCTCTGTGTTGGTGGCCTTGATGTCAGGAAAGGCTGAGGTCAAGTATAATCCAGAGGTCATACAGCCACCCAGAATAACTCAACTCATCCAGGACCTGGGCTTTGAAGCAACAGTCATGGAGGACAACACAGTGTCTGAAGGTGACATCGAACTGATT ATCACAGGGATGACCTGCGCTTCCTGCGTTCACAACATAGAGTCCAGGCTCACAAGGACAAATGGCATCACCTACGCCTCTGTGGCCCTTGCCACAAGCAAAGCCCATGTGAAGTTTGATCCTGAAATCATTGGCCCACGTGATATCATAAAGATCATTGAG GAAATTGGCTTTCATGCTTCGCTGGCCCCGAGAACTCCCAGCGCTCATCACTTGGACCACAAGATGGAAATAAAACA GTGGAAAAAGTCCTTCCTGTGTAGCCTGGTGTTTGGCATTCCTGTCATGGGCTTGATGATCTACATGCTAATCCCCAGCAGTAAGCCCCACGAGACGATGGTCCTGGACCACAACATCATCCCGGGACTGTCCGTTCTAAATCTCACCTTCTTCATCTTGTGCACCTTTGTCCAA ttCCTGGGTGGCTGGTACTTCTATGTACAAGCCTACAAATCTCTGAGACACAAGTCAGCCAACATGGACGTGCTCATCGTACTGGCCACCACCATTGCCTATGCCTACTCCCTGGTCATCCTGGTGGTTGCAGTGGCCGAGAAGGCGGAGAAGAGCCCCGTGACCTTCTTTGACACGCCCCCCATGCTCTTCGTGTTCATCGCCCTGGGGCGGTGGCTGGAGCACGTGGCAAAG AGCAAAACTTCAGAAGCCCTTGCAAAACTCATGTCACTCCAAGCCACGGAAGCCACAGTTGTGACCCTTGGTGGGGACAATGTGATTCTCAG AGAGGAGCAAGTGCCCATGGAGCTGGTGCAGCGAGGTGATATCATCAAAGTTGTTCCTGGGGGCAAGTTCCCAGTGGATGGGAAAGTCCTGGAAGGCAATACCATGGCAGATGAGTCCCTCATCACAG GAGAGGCCATGCCGGTCACCAAGAAACCTGGGAGCATAGTGATTGCTGGCTCTATAAATGCTCATGGCTCGGTGCTCATCAAAGCTACCCACGTGGGCAATGACACTACTTTGGCGCAGATTGTAAAGTTGGTGGAAGAGGCCCAGATGTCAAAG GCACCCATTCAGCAACTGGCTGACCGGTTTAGTGGATATTTTGTTccatttatcatcatcatttcaACCTTAACATTGGTGGTATGGATTGTCATCGGTTTTGTCGATTTTGGTGTTGTTGAGAAATACTTCCCT AACCCCAACAAGCATATCTCGCAGACAGAGGTGATCATCCGCTTTGCCTTCCAGACGTCCATCACAGTGCTCTGCATCGCCTGCCCCTGCTCCTTGGGGTTGGCCACGCCCACAGCGGTTATGGTGGGCACTGGGGTAGCCGCCCAGAACGGTGTCCTAATCAAAGGAGGCAAGCCCCTGGAGATGGCACACAAG ATAAAGACGGTGATGTTTGACAAAACTGGCACCATTACCCATGGGGTCCCCAAAGTCATGCGGTTCCTGCTGCTTGTGGACATGGCTATGCTATCCCTCAGGAAGGTTCTGGCTGTGGTGGGCACCGCAGAGGCCAGTAGCGAGCACCCCTTGGGTGTGGCAGTCACTAAATACTGCAAAGAG gaacTTGGGACAGAGACCCTGGGATACTGCACGGACTTCCAGGCAGTGCCAGGCTGTGGAATTGGCTGTAAAGTTAGCAATGTGGAAAGTGTCCTGGCCCACAGCGATGCGACTGGGCACCTGAAGGGGGTAGACCACCCTCCCACAGGAAAAG GTGAAGCCCCCCAGACCTTCTCCGTGCTGATTGGAAACCGGGAATGGATGCGGCGCAATGGTTTAAGCATCTCCAGTGACATCAGTGACACCATGACAGATCACGAGATGAAAGGACAGACAGCCATCCTGGTGGCTATTGATG GTGTGCTGTGCGGGATGATCGCCATCGCGGATGCTGTTAAGCCAGAGGCTGCCCTGGCTATATACACACTGAAAAGCATGGGTGTGGATGTGGCTCTGATCACTGGGGACAACCGCAAGACAGCCAGAGCCATTGCCACTCAG GTTGGCATCAACAAAGTCTTCGCCGAGGTACTCCCTTCTCACAAGGTGGCCAAGGTCCAGGAGCTCCAGAACAAAGGGAAGAAAGTGGCCATGGTGGGAGACGGGGTGAACGACTCCCCAGCCTTGGCCCAGGCCGATGTGGGCATTGCTATTGGGACTGGCACAGATGTTGCCATCGAAGCAGCCGACGTGGTTCTCATCAGG AATGACTTGTTGGATGTGGTggccagcattcatctctccaAGAGGACTGTCCGGAGGATACGGGTCAATCTGGTGCTGGCATTGATTTATAACATGGTTGGGATACCTATTGCTGCAG GCGTCTTCATGCCCATTGGCATCGTGCTGCAGCCATGGATGGGCTCGGCGGCCATGGCAGCATCCTCTGTGTCTGTGGTGCTCTCCTCACTTCAGCTCAAGTG CTATAGGAAGCCTGACCTGGAGAGGTATGAGGCGCAGGCCCATGGCCGCATGAAGCCTCTGAACGCATCCCAGGTCAGCGTGCACATCGGCATGGATGACCGACGGCGGGACTCCCCCAAGGCCACACCGTGGGACCAGGTCAGCTACGTGAGCCAGGTGTCCCTGTCCTCCCTGACATCAGACCGACTGTCTCGGCATGGTGGTCCAGAAGACGACAGTGGGGACAAGTGGTCCCTGCTTCTGAATGACAGGGATGAAGAGCAGTGTATCTGA
- the Atp7b gene encoding copper-transporting ATPase 2 isoform X2, with translation MDPRKNLAFVGTMPEQERQVTAKEASQKILSKLGLPARPWEHAMKQSFAFDNVGYEGGLDSTCSSAASTGVVSILGMTCHSCVKSIEDRISTLKGIVSIKVSLEQGSASVKYVPSVTTLQQICLQIEDMGFEASTAEGKAASWPSRSAPSQEAIVKLRVDGMTCQSCVSSIEGKIRKLQGVLRIKVSLSNQEAVITYQPYLIQPEDLRDHICDMGFEAAIKNRTAPLRLGPIDITKLESTNLKRPTFSLNQNANNSETPGPQGNRTATIQLRIDGMRCKSCVLNIEGNIGQLPGVQTIHVLLENKTAQIQYDPSCITPTLLQTAIEALPPGHFKVSLPDGVEENEPKSGSCSPSPDPSQSQQEQGPGSTSALTITGLTSASSVQTVECMLAQWKGVQQISISLAEGTGTVHYDPSMVSSDELQMAVEDMGFEVFVNSGNVPINHVRNSIPGNSMPQTVGDIPGSAQKMGSTNHDPGHSSGTPQPVGTAVPQKCFVQIRGMTCASCVSNIERSLQRHDGILSVLVALMSGKAEVKYNPEVIQPPRITQLIQDLGFEATVMEDNTVSEGDIELIITGMTCASCVHNIESRLTRTNGITYASVALATSKAHVKFDPEIIGPRDIIKIIEEIGFHASLAPRTPSAHHLDHKMEIKQWKKSFLCSLVFGIPVMGLMIYMLIPSSKPHETMVLDHNIIPGLSVLNLTFFILCTFVQFLGGWYFYVQAYKSLRHKSANMDVLIVLATTIAYAYSLVILVVAVAEKAEKSPVTFFDTPPMLFVFIALGRWLEHVAKSKTSEALAKLMSLQATEATVVTLGGDNVILREEQVPMELVQRGDIIKVVPGGKFPVDGKVLEGNTMADESLITGEAMPVTKKPGSIVIAGSINAHGSVLIKATHVGNDTTLAQIVKLVEEAQMSKAPIQQLADRFSGYFVPFIIIISTLTLVVWIVIGFVDFGVVEKYFPNPNKHISQTEVIIRFAFQTSITVLCIACPCSLGLATPTAVMVGTGVAAQNGVLIKGGKPLEMAHKIKTVMFDKTGTITHGVPKVMRFLLLVDMAMLSLRKVLAVVGTAEASSEHPLGVAVTKYCKEELGTETLGYCTDFQAVPGCGIGCKVSNVESVLAHSDATGHLKGVDHPPTGKGEAPQTFSVLIGNREWMRRNGLSISSDISDTMTDHEMKGQTAILVAIDGVLCGMIAIADAVKPEAALAIYTLKSMGVDVALITGDNRKTARAIATQVGINKVFAEVLPSHKVAKVQELQNKGKKVAMVGDGVNDSPALAQADVGIAIGTGTDVAIEAADVVLIRNDLLDVVASIHLSKRTVRRIRVNLVLALIYNMVGIPIAAGVFMPIGIVLQPWMGSAAMAASSVSVVLSSLQLKCYRKPDLERYEAQAHGRMKPLNASQVSVHIGMDDRRRDSPKATPWDQVSYVSQVSLSSLTSDRLSRHGGPEDDSGDKWSLLLNDRDEEQCI, from the exons ATCTTATCTAAACTTGGTTTGCCTGCACGTCCCTGGGAACATGCCATGAAGCAGAGCTTCGCCTTTGACAATGTTGGCTACGAAGGGGGTCTGGACAGCACCTGCTCATCCGCAGCCAGCACCGGAGTGGTTAGCATCCTAGGCATGACCTGTCATTCTTGTGTCAAGTCCATCGAGGACAGGATCTCTACCCTGAAAGGCATTGTGAGCATTAAGGTTTCTCTGGAACAGGGCAGCGCCAGTGTCAAATATGTGCCGTCGGTTACGACCCTACAGcagatttgcctgcaaattgagGATATGGGCTTCGAGGCCAGCACTGCAGAAGGAAAGGCTGCCTCCTGGCCTTCCAGGTCTGCCCCATCGCAGGAGGCAATCGTCAAGCTCCGAGTGGACGGCATGACCTGTCAGTCCTGTGTCAGCTCCATCGAAGGCAAGATCCGGAAACTGCAGGGGGTTCTGAGAATCAAAGTCTCCCTCAGCAACCAAGAGGCAGTCATCACCTATCAGCCGTACCTCATTCAGCCGGAAGACCTCAGGGACCACATCTGTGACATGGGATTTGAAGCTGCCATCAAGAACAGAACAGCCCCCCTAAGGCTGGGGCCAATCGACATCACCAAGTTAGAAAGCACTAACCTAAAGAGACCAACCTTTTCTCTTAACCAGAATGCCAATAACTCTGAGACCCCAGGGCCCCAGGGGAACCGCACGGCCACCATCCAGCTGAGAATAGATGGGATGCGCTGTAAATCATGCGTTTTGAATATCGAAGGAAATATAGGCCAACTCCCAGGGGTTCAAACTATTCATGTGCTCTTGGAGAACAAAACTGCCCAAATACAGTATGACCCTTCTTGTATCACCCCCACGTTGCTACAGACGGCTATCGAGGCACTACCACCTGGGCACTTTAAAGTTTCTCTTCCTGATGGGGTAGAGGAGAATGAGCCCAAGAGTGGTTCTTGCAGTCCTTCCCCAGACCCCTCCCAGAGCCAGCAGGAGCAGGGCCCAGGCAGTACCTCGGCCCTTACCATCACTGGCCTTACCAGCGCATCCTCCGTTCAGACCGTCGAATGCATGCTGGCCCAGTGGAAAGGTGTGCAGCAGATATCCATCTCTTTGGCAGAAGGGACTGGAACAGTTCATTATGATCCCTCAATGGTTAGCTCAGATGAACTCCAAATGGCTGTAGAAGACATGGGATTTGAGGTGTTTGTGAATTCTG GAAACGTTCCTATTAACCATGTCAGAAACTCCATCCCTGGGAACTCTATGCCACAAACCGTGGGTGATATACCGGGGTCTGCGCAAAAAATGGGTTCCACAAACCACGATCCTGGCCACTCGTCGGGTACCCCACAACCCGTGGGGACAGCAGTACCACAGAAGTGCTTTGTACAGATCAGAGGCATGACCTGTGCATCCTGTGTGTCTAACATAGAAAGGAGTCTCCAGAGACATGACG GCATTCTCTCTGTGTTGGTGGCCTTGATGTCAGGAAAGGCTGAGGTCAAGTATAATCCAGAGGTCATACAGCCACCCAGAATAACTCAACTCATCCAGGACCTGGGCTTTGAAGCAACAGTCATGGAGGACAACACAGTGTCTGAAGGTGACATCGAACTGATT ATCACAGGGATGACCTGCGCTTCCTGCGTTCACAACATAGAGTCCAGGCTCACAAGGACAAATGGCATCACCTACGCCTCTGTGGCCCTTGCCACAAGCAAAGCCCATGTGAAGTTTGATCCTGAAATCATTGGCCCACGTGATATCATAAAGATCATTGAG GAAATTGGCTTTCATGCTTCGCTGGCCCCGAGAACTCCCAGCGCTCATCACTTGGACCACAAGATGGAAATAAAACA GTGGAAAAAGTCCTTCCTGTGTAGCCTGGTGTTTGGCATTCCTGTCATGGGCTTGATGATCTACATGCTAATCCCCAGCAGTAAGCCCCACGAGACGATGGTCCTGGACCACAACATCATCCCGGGACTGTCCGTTCTAAATCTCACCTTCTTCATCTTGTGCACCTTTGTCCAA ttCCTGGGTGGCTGGTACTTCTATGTACAAGCCTACAAATCTCTGAGACACAAGTCAGCCAACATGGACGTGCTCATCGTACTGGCCACCACCATTGCCTATGCCTACTCCCTGGTCATCCTGGTGGTTGCAGTGGCCGAGAAGGCGGAGAAGAGCCCCGTGACCTTCTTTGACACGCCCCCCATGCTCTTCGTGTTCATCGCCCTGGGGCGGTGGCTGGAGCACGTGGCAAAG AGCAAAACTTCAGAAGCCCTTGCAAAACTCATGTCACTCCAAGCCACGGAAGCCACAGTTGTGACCCTTGGTGGGGACAATGTGATTCTCAG AGAGGAGCAAGTGCCCATGGAGCTGGTGCAGCGAGGTGATATCATCAAAGTTGTTCCTGGGGGCAAGTTCCCAGTGGATGGGAAAGTCCTGGAAGGCAATACCATGGCAGATGAGTCCCTCATCACAG GAGAGGCCATGCCGGTCACCAAGAAACCTGGGAGCATAGTGATTGCTGGCTCTATAAATGCTCATGGCTCGGTGCTCATCAAAGCTACCCACGTGGGCAATGACACTACTTTGGCGCAGATTGTAAAGTTGGTGGAAGAGGCCCAGATGTCAAAG GCACCCATTCAGCAACTGGCTGACCGGTTTAGTGGATATTTTGTTccatttatcatcatcatttcaACCTTAACATTGGTGGTATGGATTGTCATCGGTTTTGTCGATTTTGGTGTTGTTGAGAAATACTTCCCT AACCCCAACAAGCATATCTCGCAGACAGAGGTGATCATCCGCTTTGCCTTCCAGACGTCCATCACAGTGCTCTGCATCGCCTGCCCCTGCTCCTTGGGGTTGGCCACGCCCACAGCGGTTATGGTGGGCACTGGGGTAGCCGCCCAGAACGGTGTCCTAATCAAAGGAGGCAAGCCCCTGGAGATGGCACACAAG ATAAAGACGGTGATGTTTGACAAAACTGGCACCATTACCCATGGGGTCCCCAAAGTCATGCGGTTCCTGCTGCTTGTGGACATGGCTATGCTATCCCTCAGGAAGGTTCTGGCTGTGGTGGGCACCGCAGAGGCCAGTAGCGAGCACCCCTTGGGTGTGGCAGTCACTAAATACTGCAAAGAG gaacTTGGGACAGAGACCCTGGGATACTGCACGGACTTCCAGGCAGTGCCAGGCTGTGGAATTGGCTGTAAAGTTAGCAATGTGGAAAGTGTCCTGGCCCACAGCGATGCGACTGGGCACCTGAAGGGGGTAGACCACCCTCCCACAGGAAAAG GTGAAGCCCCCCAGACCTTCTCCGTGCTGATTGGAAACCGGGAATGGATGCGGCGCAATGGTTTAAGCATCTCCAGTGACATCAGTGACACCATGACAGATCACGAGATGAAAGGACAGACAGCCATCCTGGTGGCTATTGATG GTGTGCTGTGCGGGATGATCGCCATCGCGGATGCTGTTAAGCCAGAGGCTGCCCTGGCTATATACACACTGAAAAGCATGGGTGTGGATGTGGCTCTGATCACTGGGGACAACCGCAAGACAGCCAGAGCCATTGCCACTCAG GTTGGCATCAACAAAGTCTTCGCCGAGGTACTCCCTTCTCACAAGGTGGCCAAGGTCCAGGAGCTCCAGAACAAAGGGAAGAAAGTGGCCATGGTGGGAGACGGGGTGAACGACTCCCCAGCCTTGGCCCAGGCCGATGTGGGCATTGCTATTGGGACTGGCACAGATGTTGCCATCGAAGCAGCCGACGTGGTTCTCATCAGG AATGACTTGTTGGATGTGGTggccagcattcatctctccaAGAGGACTGTCCGGAGGATACGGGTCAATCTGGTGCTGGCATTGATTTATAACATGGTTGGGATACCTATTGCTGCAG GCGTCTTCATGCCCATTGGCATCGTGCTGCAGCCATGGATGGGCTCGGCGGCCATGGCAGCATCCTCTGTGTCTGTGGTGCTCTCCTCACTTCAGCTCAAGTG CTATAGGAAGCCTGACCTGGAGAGGTATGAGGCGCAGGCCCATGGCCGCATGAAGCCTCTGAACGCATCCCAGGTCAGCGTGCACATCGGCATGGATGACCGACGGCGGGACTCCCCCAAGGCCACACCGTGGGACCAGGTCAGCTACGTGAGCCAGGTGTCCCTGTCCTCCCTGACATCAGACCGACTGTCTCGGCATGGTGGTCCAGAAGACGACAGTGGGGACAAGTGGTCCCTGCTTCTGAATGACAGGGATGAAGAGCAGTGTATCTGA
- the Ccdc70 gene encoding coiled-coil domain-containing protein 70, translating to MFPFKVSKWMGLACLRSLVLSSPSIRQKKLIHKLQEEKAFREEMRNFHEKIEDFREEIWDFRGKIQAFRGQILGFWEEERPFWEEEKIFWKEEKTFWEMEKSFREEEKTFWKKYRTFWKEDKAFWREDNALWERDRNLLQEDKALWEEEKALWVEERALLAEEKALWEDKKSLWEEENALWEEEKALWVEGGGFHLLGEQRPQNGPYNANEEPQSTAFPRSRA from the coding sequence ATGTTTCCCTTCAAGGTGAGCAAGTGGATGGGGCTGGCTTGCCTCCGGTCACTGGTGCTGTCCTCACCCAGTATTCGTCAGAAGAAATTAATACACAAGCTGCAAGAGGAAAAGGCTTTTCGAGAAGAGATGAGAAACTTCCATGAGAAAATAGAAGATTTCAGGGAAGAGATATGGGATTTCCGAGGCAAGATCCAGGCTTTCCGGGGCCAAATCCTGGGTTTTTGGGAAGAAGAGAGACCTTTCTGGGAAGAAGAGAAGATCttctggaaggaagaaaaaaccTTCTGGGAAATGGAAAAATCTTTCCGGGAAGAAGAGAAGACTTTCTGGAAAAAATACAGAACCTTCTGGAAAGAGGACAAGGCCTTCTGGAGAGAGGACAACGCTCTATGGGAAAGAGACCGGAATCTTCTTCAGGAGGACAAGGCCCTATGGGAGGAGGAAAAGGCCTTATGGGTAGAGGAAAGAGCCCTGCTTGCAGAAGAGAAGGCTCTGTGGGAGGATAAGAAGTCCCTCTGGGAGGAGGAAAATGCCctctgggaggaagagaaagcccTCTGGGTGGAAGGGGGTGGCTTCCATCTCCTTGGGGAGCAGAGGCCCCAAAATGGACCCTACAATGCCAACGAAGAGCCACAGTCAACAGCCTTCCCCAGAAGCCGTGCTTAG